One genomic segment of Linepithema humile isolate Giens D197 chromosome 5, Lhum_UNIL_v1.0, whole genome shotgun sequence includes these proteins:
- the syd gene encoding JNK-interacting protein 3 isoform X4 produces the protein MDQETVYGTHEDSHVVMSEKVQSLAGSIYQEFEKMIARYDEDVVKDLMPLLVNVLECLDISYTENQEREVELELLREDNEQLVTQYEREKQLRKASDQKLLELEDVSEDERKELLSKIDSLESIVRMLELKTKNSHDHGTIAIGTSSLPIHSSSLYIGRLEEKEAELKREYSRLHDRYTELFKTHVDYMERTKMLVGSTERLESVSASRAPSRLPSLGLAHMSRSSGPLSYGFQSLEASINAEDVHEDIVPNTANLRTEMLDSSSEAAIETSDKSQLTDQPVQENKTTAISRHESPETEVPPTLITPTTPTASIEKLATTPGGRSRTEREQRSGNTLYQELSFQDADALGEMDEGADITGSLVHPGEYASSVNDNFFGMGKEVENLIMENNELLATKNALNVVKDDLIVKVDELTSEQEILREEVRGLQQARERLRQRVAALEEELKKVKEEAEAAAKATKSDDEEDVPLSQRKRFTRVEMARVLMERNQYKERFMELQEAVRWTEMIRASKTDPSSISGGKGSVWKFFSNLFTGPADRGTLVRSAHTLPHVRYSAPSNQVVPAPPLDAMRRRTLKSRQDFLDQGDTISSEKLVARRASERREQYRQVRAHVKKEDGRLQAYGWSLPGKPSAPVRQPPVPVPVYCRPLQETEPGMKIWCGAGVNLSGGKTRDGGCMVGGSVFYAAEAQETSNNAKAEAEDAVEHLDKELQENENRRLEAERWEQQLSSLVWICTSTQKMSKVTVIDANNPADILEVFNVCQGHLLCIASVPGAKESDYAQSSNENSIRNSANGTANDSENNNGACEDVTNANESAEQNSEKNQDAEAAVEKNKNESDNQSEDQTNENTEKAAETDQNEPQSLESVDSETANLGKVHFIRCGAEAYPSRLNDKDTVNEEAKEEVQETPIEKMSSVQPTMWLGAQNGAVFVHSAVAKWSVCLHSVKLRDAALAIVHVQGRVLVALADGTVTIFRRGTDGQWDLSQYHVITLGSPQHSIRCMTAVSGKTVWCGYRNKIHVIDPISMTLECTVDAHPRRESQVRQLAWLGDGVWVSIRLDSTLRLYHAHTYQHLQDVDIEPYVSKMLGTGKLGFSFVRITALLISSNRLWIGTGNGVIISVPLSENASGSMAVARVQTGNNKGDAPGVGVRIFASDRGVTPGSFIPYCSMAHAQLSFHGHRDAVKMFVAVPGHGGQSAVTDGTQPAMLVLSGGEGYIDFRVADEAEDESDVATHLIVWQMVR, from the exons ATGGATCAAGAAACGGTCTACGGCACACATGAGGATAGTCATGTTGTCATGTCAGAGAAAGTGCAGTCTCTGGCAGGCAGCATCTATCAAGAGTTTGAGAAGATGATAGCGAGATATGATGAGGATGTAGTGAAAGACTTAATGCCTCTGCTAGTCAATGTATTAGAATGTCTGGATATATCCTATACTGAGAATCAAGAACGTGAAGTGGAACTAGAGCTGTTAAGAGAAGACAATGAACAACTTGTCACTCAGTATGAAAGGGAGAAACAATTGAGAAAAGCTTCGGATCAG aaaCTCCTCGAACTGGAAGATGTTTCGGAAGACGAAAGAAAGGAGCTTCTGTCGAAAATTGATAGCTTGGAATCTATAGTGAGAATGCTGGAACTGAAGACCAAAAATTCACACGATCACGGTACAATCGCCATTGGCACTTCCAGTCTACCCATTCACAGTTCTTCCCTCTACA tTGGTCGGCTTGAAGAGAAAGAAGCTGAATTGAAACGCGAGTATTCCCGGTTACATGACAGATATACAGAGTTATTTAAGACCCATGTCGATTATATGGAAAGGACCAAAATGCTGGTTGGTAGCACAGAAAGATTGGAAAGTGTATCTGCAAGCCGCGCGCCATCACGCTTACCTTCTCTTGGACTTGCTCATATGTCGCGCAGCTCCGGGCCGCTGAGCTACGGTTTTCAGAGTCTGGAAGCTAGTATAAACGCCGAAGATGTTCACGAAGATATCGTACCAAATACTGCTAACTTAAGAACCGAGATGTTGGACAGTAGTAGCGAAGCTGCTATTGAAACATCTGATAAAAGCCAATTGACTGATCAACCAGTACAAGAGAACAAGACTACAGCTATATCTAGGC ATGAAAGTCCAGAAACGGAGGTACCGCCAACTTTAATAACGCCAACCACACCGACCGCAAGCATAGAGAAGTTGGCTACTACTCCGGGAGGTAGAAGTAGAACTGAAAGAGAGCAACGAAGTGGCAATACATTGTATCAAGAATTAAGTTTCCAAGATGCTGATGCTCTTGGCGAAATGGACGAGGGCGCAGATATTACAG GAAGCTTAGTACATCCTGGAGAATATGCCTCCTCAg TCAATGACAACTTCTTTG gtATGGGAAAAGAAGTAGAAAATCTCATTATGGAGAATAATGAATTGCTAGCAACAAA gAATGCGCTTAACGTTGTCAAGGatgatttaattgttaaagtGGATGAATTAACTAG tgAGCAAGAAATATTACGTGAAGAAGTTCGAGGCTTACAGCAAGCGCGGGAACGATTGCGGCAACGAGTCGCCGCTCTCGAGGAAGAATTGAAGAAAGTTAAGGAAGAGGCGGAAGCGGCAGCTAAAGCGACAAAGAGTGACGATGAAGAAGACGTGCCTCTGTCTCAGAGGAAGCGATTCACGCGAGTGGAGATGGCGAGGGTGCTCATGGAGCGAAATCAATACAAGGAACGGTTTATGGAACTTCAAGAGGCGGTGAGGTGGACGGAAATGATTAGAGCCAGCAAGACCGATCCTTCCAGTATCTCGGGTGGCAAAGGTTCGGTGTGGAAGTT TTTTAGCAATCTCTTCACAGGCCCGGCTGATCGGGGGACATTAGTGCGTTCCGCGCACACGCTACCGCATGTGCGGTACAGCGCACCATCGAATCAGGTCGTTCCAGCGCCGCCCTTGGATGCCATGCGTAGACGTACGTTGAAAAGTCGCCAAGACTTTCTCGACCAAGGAGACACCAT ATCATCCGAAAAACTCGTAGCAAGACGCGCAAGCGAGCGGAGAGAGCAGTATCGTCAGGTGCGAGCACACGTGAAGAAGGAGGATGGTCGTCTGCAAGCTTATGGCTGGAGTTTACCGGGAAAACCAAGCGCTCCCGTCAGGCAACCTCCCGTCCCAGTCCCGGTGTACTGTCGACCTTTGCAAGAAACCGAGCCGGGCATGAAG ATATGGTGCGGCGCTGGTGTAAATCTGAGCGGCGGTAAAACGCGCGACGGCGGATGCATGGTCGGCGGAAGTGTGTTTTACGCTGCCGAAGCTCAGGAGACGAGCAATAACGCGAAGGCAGAGGCCGAAGACGCCGTCGAGCATCTGGACAAGGAGCTCCAGGAGAACGAGAACCGACGGCTCGAGGCAGAACGGTGGGAGCAGCAGCTCAGCTCGCTCGTCTGGATCTGCACCTCGACGCAGAAGATGTCCAAGGTTACTGTGATAGATGCGAACAATCCGGCGGACATTCTGGAGGTGTTCAACGTTTGTCAGGGACACTTGCTGTGCATCGCGAGCGTGCCCGGTGCGAAAGAGAGCGATTACGCGCAATCGTCGAACGAGAACTCGATCCGCAACTCGGCGAACGGCACGGCGAACGACAGCGAGAACAATAACGGCGCCTGCGAGGATGTCACGAACGCGAACGAAAGCGCCGAGCAGAATAGCGAAAAGAATCAAGACGCTGAAGCCGCCgttgagaaaaataagaatgaatCTGACAATCAGTCAGAGGATCAGACAAATGAGAATACTGAGAAGGCTGCCGAGACGGATCAGAATGAACCTCAGAGTCTGGAAAGTGTGGACAGCGAAACCGCGAATTTGGGAAAAGTACACTTCATACGGTGCGGTGCCGAAGCTTATCCTTCGCGATTGAATGACAAGGATACCGTGAACGAAGAAGCGAAGGAGGAAGTGCAAGAGACACCCATCGAGAAGATGTCATCTGTACAACCAACTATGTGGCTTGGGGCTCAAAATGGTGCAGTTTTCGTTCATTCAGCCGTTGCCAAGTGGTCAGTGTGCTTGCATTCTGTGAAGCTAAGGGATGCAGCATTAGCAATTGT ACATGTGCAAGGCCGCGTCTTGGTCGCTTTAGCGGACGGAACTGTAACGATATTCCGCAGAGGAACGGACGGACAGTGGGATCTGTCTCAATATCATGTGATTACGCTTGGCAGTCCTCAACATTCCATCAGATGCATGACTGCAGTCAGCGGAAAAACCGTGTGGTGTGGATACAGAAACAAGATTCACGTGATTGATCCCATTTCAATGACACTTGAG tgtacAGTGGACGCACATCCTCGCAGGGAGTCTCAAGTGCGGCAATTGGCATGGCTAGGCGACGGTGTGTGGGTCAGCATCAGGCTCGATTCAACGTTAAGGCTGTACCACGCTCACACTTACCAACATCTCCAAGACGTCGATATAGAGCCGTATGTCAGCAAGATGCTTGGCACGGGGAAACTTGGATTTTCCTTCGTGCGCATTACAGCTCTACTTATTTCCTCGAATAGACTCTGGATCGGCACCGGTAACGGGGTGATAATCTCGGTGCCGCTGTCAGAGA ATGCGAGCGGTTCAATGGCGGTAGCCAGAGTGCAGACGGGTAACAATAAAGGTGACGCGCCGGGAGTCGGCGTCAGGATCTTCGCGTCGGATCGTGGTGTTACACCGGGAAGTTTCATACCCTACTGCAGTATGGCCCATGCGCAGCTCAGTTTTCACGGACACAGGGATGCTGTGAAGATGTTCGTTGCTGTGCCTG gcCATGGTGGTCAGAGCGCGGTGACGGATGGAACACAGCCCGCGATGCTCGTTCTCTCCGGTGGTGAGGGTTATATTGATTTCAGAGTCG CGGATGAAGCTGAAGACGAAAGTGATGTGGCAACACACCTAATTGTGTGGCAGATGGTCAG GTGA
- the syd gene encoding JNK-interacting protein 3 isoform X3: MDQETVYGTHEDSHVVMSEKVQSLAGSIYQEFEKMIARYDEDVVKDLMPLLVNVLECLDISYTENQEREVELELLREDNEQLVTQYEREKQLRKASDQKLLELEDVSEDERKELLSKIDSLESIVRMLELKTKNSHDHVGRLEEKEAELKREYSRLHDRYTELFKTHVDYMERTKMLVGSTERLESVSASRAPSRLPSLGLAHMSRSSGPLSYGFQSLEASINAEDVHEDIVPNTANLRTEMLDSSSEAAIETSDKSQLTDQPVQENKTTAISRHESPETEVPPTLITPTTPTASIEKLATTPGGRSRTEREQRSGNTLYQELSFQDADALGEMDEGADITGSLVHPGEYASSVNDNFFGMGKEVENLIMENNELLATKNALNVVKDDLIVKVDELTSEQEILREEVRGLQQARERLRQRVAALEEELKKVKEEAEAAAKATKSDDEEDVPLSQRKRFTRVEMARVLMERNQYKERFMELQEAVRWTEMIRASKTDPSSISGGKGSVWKFFSNLFTGPADRGTLVRSAHTLPHVRYSAPSNQVVPAPPLDAMRRRTLKSRQDFLDQGDTISSEKLVARRASERREQYRQVRAHVKKEDGRLQAYGWSLPGKPSAPVRQPPVPVPVYCRPLQETEPGMKIWCGAGVNLSGGKTRDGGCMVGGSVFYAAEAQETSNNAKAEAEDAVEHLDKELQENENRRLEAERWEQQLSSLVWICTSTQKMSKVTVIDANNPADILEVFNVCQGHLLCIASVPGAKESDYAQSSNENSIRNSANGTANDSENNNGACEDVTNANESAEQNSEKNQDAEAAVEKNKNESDNQSEDQTNENTEKAAETDQNEPQSLESVDSETANLGKVHFIRCGAEAYPSRLNDKDTVNEEAKEEVQETPIEKMSSVQPTMWLGAQNGAVFVHSAVAKWSVCLHSVKLRDAALAIVHVQGRVLVALADGTVTIFRRGTDGQWDLSQYHVITLGSPQHSIRCMTAVSGKTVWCGYRNKIHVIDPISMTLECTVDAHPRRESQVRQLAWLGDGVWVSIRLDSTLRLYHAHTYQHLQDVDIEPYVSKMLGTGKLGFSFVRITALLISSNRLWIGTGNGVIISVPLSENASGSMAVARVQTGNNKGDAPGVGVRIFASDRGVTPGSFIPYCSMAHAQLSFHGHRDAVKMFVAVPGHGGQSAVTDGTQPAMLVLSGGEGYIDFRVGDGEETEESMDRSNAPVSNAEEHGEQSHLIVWQVQCPLSMLING; the protein is encoded by the exons ATGGATCAAGAAACGGTCTACGGCACACATGAGGATAGTCATGTTGTCATGTCAGAGAAAGTGCAGTCTCTGGCAGGCAGCATCTATCAAGAGTTTGAGAAGATGATAGCGAGATATGATGAGGATGTAGTGAAAGACTTAATGCCTCTGCTAGTCAATGTATTAGAATGTCTGGATATATCCTATACTGAGAATCAAGAACGTGAAGTGGAACTAGAGCTGTTAAGAGAAGACAATGAACAACTTGTCACTCAGTATGAAAGGGAGAAACAATTGAGAAAAGCTTCGGATCAG aaaCTCCTCGAACTGGAAGATGTTTCGGAAGACGAAAGAAAGGAGCTTCTGTCGAAAATTGATAGCTTGGAATCTATAGTGAGAATGCTGGAACTGAAGACCAAAAATTCACACGATCACG tTGGTCGGCTTGAAGAGAAAGAAGCTGAATTGAAACGCGAGTATTCCCGGTTACATGACAGATATACAGAGTTATTTAAGACCCATGTCGATTATATGGAAAGGACCAAAATGCTGGTTGGTAGCACAGAAAGATTGGAAAGTGTATCTGCAAGCCGCGCGCCATCACGCTTACCTTCTCTTGGACTTGCTCATATGTCGCGCAGCTCCGGGCCGCTGAGCTACGGTTTTCAGAGTCTGGAAGCTAGTATAAACGCCGAAGATGTTCACGAAGATATCGTACCAAATACTGCTAACTTAAGAACCGAGATGTTGGACAGTAGTAGCGAAGCTGCTATTGAAACATCTGATAAAAGCCAATTGACTGATCAACCAGTACAAGAGAACAAGACTACAGCTATATCTAGGC ATGAAAGTCCAGAAACGGAGGTACCGCCAACTTTAATAACGCCAACCACACCGACCGCAAGCATAGAGAAGTTGGCTACTACTCCGGGAGGTAGAAGTAGAACTGAAAGAGAGCAACGAAGTGGCAATACATTGTATCAAGAATTAAGTTTCCAAGATGCTGATGCTCTTGGCGAAATGGACGAGGGCGCAGATATTACAG GAAGCTTAGTACATCCTGGAGAATATGCCTCCTCAg TCAATGACAACTTCTTTG gtATGGGAAAAGAAGTAGAAAATCTCATTATGGAGAATAATGAATTGCTAGCAACAAA gAATGCGCTTAACGTTGTCAAGGatgatttaattgttaaagtGGATGAATTAACTAG tgAGCAAGAAATATTACGTGAAGAAGTTCGAGGCTTACAGCAAGCGCGGGAACGATTGCGGCAACGAGTCGCCGCTCTCGAGGAAGAATTGAAGAAAGTTAAGGAAGAGGCGGAAGCGGCAGCTAAAGCGACAAAGAGTGACGATGAAGAAGACGTGCCTCTGTCTCAGAGGAAGCGATTCACGCGAGTGGAGATGGCGAGGGTGCTCATGGAGCGAAATCAATACAAGGAACGGTTTATGGAACTTCAAGAGGCGGTGAGGTGGACGGAAATGATTAGAGCCAGCAAGACCGATCCTTCCAGTATCTCGGGTGGCAAAGGTTCGGTGTGGAAGTT TTTTAGCAATCTCTTCACAGGCCCGGCTGATCGGGGGACATTAGTGCGTTCCGCGCACACGCTACCGCATGTGCGGTACAGCGCACCATCGAATCAGGTCGTTCCAGCGCCGCCCTTGGATGCCATGCGTAGACGTACGTTGAAAAGTCGCCAAGACTTTCTCGACCAAGGAGACACCAT ATCATCCGAAAAACTCGTAGCAAGACGCGCAAGCGAGCGGAGAGAGCAGTATCGTCAGGTGCGAGCACACGTGAAGAAGGAGGATGGTCGTCTGCAAGCTTATGGCTGGAGTTTACCGGGAAAACCAAGCGCTCCCGTCAGGCAACCTCCCGTCCCAGTCCCGGTGTACTGTCGACCTTTGCAAGAAACCGAGCCGGGCATGAAG ATATGGTGCGGCGCTGGTGTAAATCTGAGCGGCGGTAAAACGCGCGACGGCGGATGCATGGTCGGCGGAAGTGTGTTTTACGCTGCCGAAGCTCAGGAGACGAGCAATAACGCGAAGGCAGAGGCCGAAGACGCCGTCGAGCATCTGGACAAGGAGCTCCAGGAGAACGAGAACCGACGGCTCGAGGCAGAACGGTGGGAGCAGCAGCTCAGCTCGCTCGTCTGGATCTGCACCTCGACGCAGAAGATGTCCAAGGTTACTGTGATAGATGCGAACAATCCGGCGGACATTCTGGAGGTGTTCAACGTTTGTCAGGGACACTTGCTGTGCATCGCGAGCGTGCCCGGTGCGAAAGAGAGCGATTACGCGCAATCGTCGAACGAGAACTCGATCCGCAACTCGGCGAACGGCACGGCGAACGACAGCGAGAACAATAACGGCGCCTGCGAGGATGTCACGAACGCGAACGAAAGCGCCGAGCAGAATAGCGAAAAGAATCAAGACGCTGAAGCCGCCgttgagaaaaataagaatgaatCTGACAATCAGTCAGAGGATCAGACAAATGAGAATACTGAGAAGGCTGCCGAGACGGATCAGAATGAACCTCAGAGTCTGGAAAGTGTGGACAGCGAAACCGCGAATTTGGGAAAAGTACACTTCATACGGTGCGGTGCCGAAGCTTATCCTTCGCGATTGAATGACAAGGATACCGTGAACGAAGAAGCGAAGGAGGAAGTGCAAGAGACACCCATCGAGAAGATGTCATCTGTACAACCAACTATGTGGCTTGGGGCTCAAAATGGTGCAGTTTTCGTTCATTCAGCCGTTGCCAAGTGGTCAGTGTGCTTGCATTCTGTGAAGCTAAGGGATGCAGCATTAGCAATTGT ACATGTGCAAGGCCGCGTCTTGGTCGCTTTAGCGGACGGAACTGTAACGATATTCCGCAGAGGAACGGACGGACAGTGGGATCTGTCTCAATATCATGTGATTACGCTTGGCAGTCCTCAACATTCCATCAGATGCATGACTGCAGTCAGCGGAAAAACCGTGTGGTGTGGATACAGAAACAAGATTCACGTGATTGATCCCATTTCAATGACACTTGAG tgtacAGTGGACGCACATCCTCGCAGGGAGTCTCAAGTGCGGCAATTGGCATGGCTAGGCGACGGTGTGTGGGTCAGCATCAGGCTCGATTCAACGTTAAGGCTGTACCACGCTCACACTTACCAACATCTCCAAGACGTCGATATAGAGCCGTATGTCAGCAAGATGCTTGGCACGGGGAAACTTGGATTTTCCTTCGTGCGCATTACAGCTCTACTTATTTCCTCGAATAGACTCTGGATCGGCACCGGTAACGGGGTGATAATCTCGGTGCCGCTGTCAGAGA ATGCGAGCGGTTCAATGGCGGTAGCCAGAGTGCAGACGGGTAACAATAAAGGTGACGCGCCGGGAGTCGGCGTCAGGATCTTCGCGTCGGATCGTGGTGTTACACCGGGAAGTTTCATACCCTACTGCAGTATGGCCCATGCGCAGCTCAGTTTTCACGGACACAGGGATGCTGTGAAGATGTTCGTTGCTGTGCCTG gcCATGGTGGTCAGAGCGCGGTGACGGATGGAACACAGCCCGCGATGCTCGTTCTCTCCGGTGGTGAGGGTTATATTGATTTCAGAGTCG GTGATGGAGAGGAGACGGAAGAAAGTATGGACCGATCGAACGCTCCGGTCAGCAATGCGGAAGAGCACGGTGAACAGAGTCACCTGATCGTGTGGCAAGTGCAATGTCCTTTATCGATGCTAATAAACGGCTAG